The Pocillopora verrucosa isolate sample1 chromosome 14, ASM3666991v2, whole genome shotgun sequence genome has a segment encoding these proteins:
- the LOC131784354 gene encoding uncharacterized protein codes for MNPEETQNTSLTSNNGTSNGANEVSSDAYEVSEEELVASYENESDRGNLRDGSAQPSSSTRRSPNEAFDDGASRLHCVCYRGNNAFAYGRPDRCPFCGKYSAKTHQSGETSDRVSNEESTTFSATNLEALHLTLARGMESVPQTHETSREVQAEPTTNSANVDIRAQSPVIQSGNLPVEGFSDSSVPYPCQPRQVTLYVIRNDHQLLDVMTFSVYCVEQSMQGRVASIVKQLQRDQFSSIQVVPFGNEYSPQQENRHFHLLNLENEIIIKFELRREAQGRFRLQEEQRPFQVPLVHIMSLSQNRIPSPLVQVHVESLCEPGELCQDHLRMTLAYGKTTQRMLIPIWSARPSEST; via the exons atgaATCCGGAAGAAACACAGAATACTTCGCTAACT AGTAACAATGGAACCTCCAATGGAGCAAATGAAGTATCCAGTGACGCATATGAAGTCTCCGAGGAAGAACTCGTAGCGAGTTATGAAAACGAAAGTGATCGTGGTAATCTTAGAGATGGTTCCGCTCAACCTTCCTCTTCTACGAGGCGATCACCAAACGAGGCTTTTGACGACGGGGCATCAAGATTACACTGTGTTTGTTATCGCGGCAACAATGCTTTTGCTTACGGAAGACCTGATAGATGCCCTTTTTGTGGAAAATATAGTGCAAAAACTCATCAGAGTGGGGAAACTTCTGACAGGGTTTCGAATGAAGAATCCACCACATTCTCGGCTACTAACCTTGAGGCACTTCATCTGACTCTTGCAAGAGGGATGGAATCGGTACCACAAACCCACGAGACATCTCGTGAGGTTCAAgcagaaccaacaacaaacagCGCGAATGTAGACATACGCGCTCAAAGCCCTGTGATCCAAAGCGGAAACCTTCCAGTGGAAG GTTTTTCAGACTCGTCGGTGCCTTATCCATGCCAACCACGACAAGTGACACTATATGTGATAAGAAACGATCATCAACTATTAGATGTAATGACCTTTTCAGTATACTGTGTGGAGCAGTCGATGCAG GGCAGAGTAGCTTCGATTGTAAAGCAGCTACAACGAGACCAATTCTCCAGTATACAAGTTGTTCCATTTGGTAATGAGTACTCCCCCCAACAAGAAAATAGACATTTTCATCTTCTGAActtggaaaatgaaataataataaaattcgAGTTGCGGAGGGAAGCACAGGGAAGATTCCGACTGCAGGAGGAGCAGAGACCTTTCCAG GTTCCATTGGTTCACATTATGTCCTTGAGCCAGAACAGAATTCCTAGTCCTCTTGTGCAGGTACATGTGGAATCTCTTTGTGAACCTGGAGAACTTTGCCAGGACCACTTGAGAATGACACTGGCGTACGGAAAAACTACTCAACGCATGTTGATACCAATATGG TCTGCCAGACCATCCGAATCCACTTAG